The nucleotide window cttAGCTAAAAGCGTGAAGAAAAGTACCACAATAAAGATGGTTTAAAAAACGTTCATTGAATTAGCTTAACTTAAAAtaaggagcgggggggggggggggttaagttAAATGTTATTAGTTTGTAGTTAGTATTTAGAGCCAACCCATGCTCTTTGGAAAGGTGGAAGAGGAGTGCCTTGAACCTCTAAGCTCCTCTGGATTTAACACCTATTATCACTTTCTTGCAGATTTCTGTGTTACGCAGATCATTTCCTAAACCTAAAATACAATCCTGTGATTTGAAGAGCACTGTTCAGTTGAGAAGTTTCAAAGCTTGCAACTTACCaatacaaagaattaaaaagtcTAGTTGACAAAGTGGTAATTAAAGTGTTTTACCCACAAAACCGTAAAAGGCTCAATACTAAATTAGGCTTTCTGATGAAGGCTGGGAGAAAAGGTGGTAAAACACACCACTGAGCAGCTGTTAGACACAACATTTTATTCAGGGCATTTTATGTTCATTACTCTGAATGCGCAATCAATAATGAAAGTTAATGATTTGAAGTTTTTTGCTAAAATCTTTGTGCTAAATAAATGATCAACAAGCTAACATCTTAATcatcacaggaaagaaaacatgttgAAAACAATAAGAAACTCCTAACTTCTAAGACAATTCTCACTCCCCCAACTCGTTTCAGTTGGTTTCTTCAACACGAGCTATGATAGCCACAAATACGGTTTCCATCTCTCAAGTGTACTACACCTCAGTCAACACAGCTGACACacctttcttacattttcttcttctgaaaaatgttcaaaatttgaCTTTGAAAGACTCTCTTCGTACAAAAGAACCGTATTAACCAGAAATTCATACAACCATTTTTCAGACCACTTACAACACAAGGTAATCTTTCCTTAAATCAAAACTGCAAACAAATATCTGGGCTGTCCCAAGTAAACAAATCAACATTATAGTAATTGTATTCATTATTAACCCACTGACCAGTTACTTTTACCTCAGACACATTCAACTCAGGGCTGGACCACAAAGTTAATCAATCATCGACATTCTTAACCTCCAaaagaaactgacaaagacacttaaaatttttctaatctAAAAGTATAAACCAGACTTAGCAATAACAAATATAGTTAGGCTATTTCATCTGCTACATCATTTGCCAATACAAACCGttcttttgaaaaggaaaaactattgGTGCACAAGCACTAACCTCAACATCTGTTCTCTTCCATTAGACCACCGCTGCAAAACcccaaacaaatattttatactcACAACAGTTCTCCAAAACCGAACTATCCCACAATACAACGAGGAACTGGAGAAGGAGAAGTTTCTTTGGGTTAATCACAACACACAACAGACACCAATCCATTCAGTTTAAAGagcctatttttgtttgtttgtttgacctAAGCAGAAGGAAAACCAATAGCTAAATCTTGAGACCATTATCATCTTGGAGCACTGGCAAATAGAGAACAGGTTTGCCATTCCAGTAATGCTATGCTTCTGAACAACGTCAACCTCCCATCCACAGGACCATTCCCCAGCCatagcagattttatttttacagatcagctttttggtttttttttttgttttttgttctcacCTTACATTCTGACCaagaaatgaggcacagagaattcagTGCTGATGAGCATCAACTGATGATTTATATAGAAATGACAGTATAACCAATCTCTGCTCTGCAAAAAAAGCAGCTTAAGTAAAAACATTCTAAGAAGTATTTCCTACAAATATTCCATAAAAGTAAGCATAATTAAACTGTTTAAATTATACACAATAGTCATAAACATCCTCTTACCTGAGTGCATAGTCAAGTCCATTCTTTGTGGCTGATACATCAACGGGCTGTCTTCACTTAATGGAAGAACACACTTCTGAACAAATCTCTTTCTTGCAGTTTGATTATGAATTTTTTGAGGAGAAATAGCAgaattcctttcttctcccatccttttatttttaagcagttcTATCAGTGTAAGAGACTGATTCTTTTTTCCACTGGGCAGTTCTGGTTTTGTTTCATCATATTCATTTAAGAAACTCAGCCCTTCCTCTTCTGACGCAGACACTGATAAAGCTTCAGTCTTTAGGCCATTACGGTATGCTTCAAGAGGTATAACATTTTGAGATAGAAAGTCATCACTTGATGCAAGTTTTTGAGCTACAAATGGTCTGGGAATAATACGACGACTGTTcaatgcttttaagattttttcatatttttcttcattttgcatcATTTCATTCAAAACACAGATTGGAGATTTATGAGCATCCCATTTGGTCTTTCCAAGTCTTTTCAGATGGCCTCTAACATGATTCGATAATCCAATTTTAGTATCAAACCAACCACCACAGAGCTGACAAGTGTGTTCAGAAGTGGTTTCAGACTTCTctatagctaaaaaaaaattttttaagagtaaCATCAGAATTTTTTGTAAAGTGATCATCTTAAAGCCAAttaactctgaaaaataaaattttttctttattctaataaAGACCAAATTTGAACAAAACCTTCAAATTCTTTCAATCTGAATAGACACAGTAACCCAAATTATCCACGTGGAAACTTACCTTTTCTAACTCGCTTAACAGGTGTCCCTGTGCCAGTTCTTTTGAAATGTTGCATTTTGTCGCTTGTGGCTATTTGTTCCGGTGATACAACATGACGGGCTTCATAGCTTAATCCAGCTCTGTGAAGATGTCCTCGAACATGATTTGATAACCCAACACCTGTTTCAAATGTTGCTGGGCAGTAAGGACATGATTTCTTCTCAAGAGACAGATCAGTCCAGTGAAAAACAGAACTATGCTTTGACAATGAAGTTTCTGCGTTTTCTAAATGCTGAGGATCATGTATCTCATGCAAAAAGTTATTAGTTCCAGCATCTTCATAGTATTCAAAATAAAAGCCATCATTTTGGTCATAACTAAGGGTAGCATTTTCTCCAGGCTCTTGACCTTCTACCTTGCTTTTAAAAAGCGGGAATAAGTTTACATGTTCTTGATTAATATCATTATAGGTTTCATCTTCTATGGCCTGTGTAGTGTAGTCACCTAGCTCAACATTATCCCAGGAACTTTCATCTTCTGTTTCATAGCTATCTTTCTTTTCAGCAGAATTAAGTTTTTGCAAAACAACAACAGTCATTTTATGCAAGAAATCTGGATAGCTATCCAAGTCTTCTCCTCCAACAGAACTTTCCTTCTTGGATTCCTTAACTACTCTCTTTACAGCTACACGCCTGTGTTCTCTGAAGCTTTCTGGCCTTTTCGTGTCAGAGTTTTGAGGGTCTGAAATAAAACTATTGTTGTGAGAATTACTTGATGATGAGAACAGATGTAAAGAGTTTAGTGAActggcttcttcttttttgaaatgtaGAGGATATGATTCACCTGATTTTTTGATCATTCTGTAGTTTTCATATTTGTGTCTATATAAATAGTTGCTATTCGCCTTGGcattagatttttcttttgctgcttgaTGGAAATACTTAGGTTTTTGGTCAGTGCTGCTTTTAATCATAACAGTCTTGTGAGAATTGTTTTGATTGCACACATTTACACCTGACTGGGCAATGCTTTTCCGAGCTTTTTGTACTCTGTGTGGACGCTTATGgaatttggaaaaattacttGATTGTGAGGATGATCCAAATGTTCGCTTTACATCTTGTTTTAAAGCAGAGTTCTTTGGAAATGTGGTTGACTGTTGTTTAATTAATGGTTTAGTGCTATCAATATCTATAGGTTCTTCAAGaatgtcactttttcttttatcaagTCCAAGTGGACTACCATATGAATCAACACATGATGATGAATGCAAGTActccatgtgtttttttaaaatacttctggCTGAAGTCGTAAAAGGACACATCTTACATATGTAGGTAGCTGATTTTTTGGATGATCCTATAACAGAGTCTTTCATGAAAGTCTTTTTTTGCGTTTTTCTCTGGGCTATATCAGAACTGACAATAGGGCATTTTACCACCGCTCCATGGGCAATGCCTCGATGGCATTCTAATTCATTTTCTGTCACTGCCATGAAGTTACACTCTTCACAGCAGTAGtaccttttatctttttcatgGGTTTTAGCATGCTGCACAAATGTTTTAGGGCAATTGGTACCAAACACACACTGAGGGCACTGTAATCGTGCACTTCTTCCTTCATCCTGAAGTTCTTTCAATTCGCGAATTTCCTCCATCagcttctgtcttctttcttggtGAATAATCATATGCTTTAGAAGTGAGTTACGATCTCGAAATGTCCGTCCACATTCTCTACAAGCATATGGCCTTGGGACGTTAAGATGACGAAAGTGGCTATTCCCATCTAAATGATACATCATATGCCTGTGGAGGTGCTTCTTCTCCCTAAAATTCACATTGCACTTTGTACAGGGGTAAAATGATGGCTCTTCGGTGCTGAAAGTAGCAGGTGACTCGGAATCactttcttcacatttcttttttaaggtatTAGAAAGAAAAGTGCTAGTATGAACGGGTGAACTGTCTTCGCCACACTTATCTGGGTTATAAATTAGATGCTGAAAAGCATCCACAGATTCCAAGTCTTCATCAGTTGATTCAGGCTTCACTTTTGATAATGCATATTTCTGTGAGTCTATTGCTTGTAGTTCTTCATTCTGTTCTAGAAAGTCTACTTCTAGCATTTTTGACTTATTGGGTACACAATTTGAATCACTAAAGCAATCTTCCGTGTAACGAGTTATCTTGCTTACATCCATTTTccgctttctctttttttctagacCTACTTTGGAGTGAACTGGAGCTTTATCCGCTGTGTCTTCATTAGTCATAAGAAACTGAATGAACTCTTTTTGGGGATCCCAGTTTGTCTCATTTTCTGACCTAAATTCATCTGTACCTGAGGAGATTCCTGTTAATGTATCGACACAATCATCTTTTACCAATAAATCATCACTATCCTCACCCACCTCTACTTGGTTTATTAAAGTGCTATCTGACTTTATACTACTCCCTACTGAATTCTGAATGTCACAACCAACGGAAGCAGAGGTAGGTAGTTTTTTAATGGAATGGGTTGGATTCTTAGCATGTGCTACATctgataacaaaaataaaacttggtgTTGATTTGCTTTCTGTGGTGTAGATAGCTGAAGATCAGGTGCCACCTTCAAAGCTGAACAAGATTCTGTTGTTGGCTGATCCACAGGTTGTCCAGTGGTTAATGAAACACTGCCTTTATtcatactggaagtcttagctaaGGAGGAGTGTGAAACTGGTCCATTAACAGCAGCTCCTTTAGGCAAGATAAAGTTTTCACTAGAAACAGTAGGAGCACCAGCATGTATAAATAGAGTAGACTGGCCTCCACTTAAGGCTTTTTCAGATTTGTCCTTTGACAGTTCTTCAGGCAGAGTGAgtgtattatttttctgaaatgatgTCTGACAATCTTTTGGTTTATGAACTCCACTCTCTTTGTCTGAGATAAAACTGTTGTTATCTAGGAGTTCTTCTTTAGCACCAGTAATATCGGTGTTTATCTTCAAATCATCCATATTGTTGGCAAGCCCATTTAACACATTTAGtctagaaaatggaagaaaaaaaatttagatttgcATGAAAAAAATTCTAGTAGAATGTATGGAGAGTTCAAAGTACACATTTTTATTAGCataattccattctttttatgtGGAGGTCCTAATAATTTTCcaagaatgaagaaaaactttaaaaaaggttaggttattttttttctttgtgctaagCAACAACAACCAATAttgaatatatacaaaacatCTAGAGAACAGCAATATTAGAAATGGGCACATTATACTGGAACTACCTGTCTCCCTGGAAGAATGTaaactctttgagggcagggactatacCTAGTCACCTTCATATCTTTagaacctagcacagtgcttggcaaagGTGCTCAGGCAGTATTTGGTGAATAAAGGACTAACATGTTGAGTGAATAAAAACATAGCTGTAAAATCAAAGCAAAAGTGTGTAAGAGGAGACAATTTTCTTCCCATGAAACTTAGATACCCCATTCAACTAATGCAAATTCCATCATGGTTCTGACTTCTTGACTCAGCAATTATAGCAAGGCCTTCAAAATATCCAATAATCGTCAAGTACAATTTAAAGAATCTGAAATTTGGCAACCCTAGGTATGAACTATCTGAAGTACTGGCATaaaattccattatttcttttccttttgcacaTGGTAGTAAGTACAGTTTATTcattctccaaatatttattgagcccttaccatgtgccaggaactgctCTATTATTCGGAAAACCGCAAACAAGACATGCTAGGTTTctgctctcttcttctccttcataGTACTTAAATTTGTACTTGTATATTACTTGAATAACAAGTAATAATACTATTTTAAGACAGCATGAATTTAATctgatatttagaaattaaaacattttcaatacaGTTCATTATTTCTAATCTCTTATGGTACCAACTACATGTGCTGTAAAACATTAAGTCtagttaaagaataaaagaattatttctaATTACTTTCGTATTTCACAACTGAGAACAAGCGCTTATAACGAGCTTATTCTTTCCACAAGATGTGTTCTTTAATAcaacaaatattataaataatactgcaaatatcttttctttggCATTATTATGTATACCAACAATTTTTCTGCCCCTCATAGGTCTCAGAATTCTGTTCTGAGATTGGCAGACATCCACAGCAATAAAAATAGACTTCCAATAAGATCATATTCAATGCTATCACCCCAAAATGGTGCTAATGCAGCACCCAGCAGGAGTCTCTACATCACATACACAGaagttaaaaatgggcagcaCATAAACATGTGTTAGGGAAGAGTGTGTAAAtgtcaatgaaaagaaaagcaaatcttgATGCTATACTATTACCCATTCCTGACATTTCTCATTAAACTacataaaaaggtaaaatgtCCAAATAGGAACGGTCTCATAAATCTGAAATGgacaacagaatttttaaaaaagtagccTGAAAGACACTTAGTGTTCCTACTTATTATAATCACAGGGGTAGACAAATATATGCTCAGTCAATCTGAAAGCCTGTATTAGCTTTTCTCAACAGGAAGCAATGTTGCTAACGAAGTGGTAAATTCAGTGTTAATGAGTGGCTTCACTGTTACCACCTCAGAGGTACAACCTTCTATGTTCCATGTTCCACCCATCTGTTCTGGTGTTAGAGGTTCAGAGATGGAACAGACGCTTCCCATTTAAAGCAACTTCATTGGTACCCCCTGAACAGCAGGGTGACAAACTATGAGAATATCATGTCTGCTTGGAGACTGCATTCTCATTACCAGAATGGCCTTAATATGAGCCTTCCATAAGTTCACATTCTAAAGATACCA belongs to Panthera tigris isolate Pti1 chromosome C1, P.tigris_Pti1_mat1.1, whole genome shotgun sequence and includes:
- the ZNF644 gene encoding zinc finger protein 644 isoform X3; the protein is MRLFLQRDVNKTKSRLNVLNGLANNMDDLKINTDITGAKEELLDNNSFISDKESGVHKPKDCQTSFQKNNTLTLPEELSKDKSEKALSGGQSTLFIHAGAPTVSSENFILPKGAAVNGPVSHSSLAKTSSMNKGSVSLTTGQPVDQPTTESCSALKVAPDLQLSTPQKANQHQVLFLLSDVAHAKNPTHSIKKLPTSASVGCDIQNSVGSSIKSDSTLINQVEVGEDSDDLLVKDDCVDTLTGISSGTDEFRSENETNWDPQKEFIQFLMTNEDTADKAPVHSKVGLEKKRKRKMDVSKITRYTEDCFSDSNCVPNKSKMLEVDFLEQNEELQAIDSQKYALSKVKPESTDEDLESVDAFQHLIYNPDKCGEDSSPVHTSTFLSNTLKKKCEESDSESPATFSTEEPSFYPCTKCNVNFREKKHLHRHMMYHLDGNSHFRHLNVPRPYACRECGRTFRDRNSLLKHMIIHQERRQKLMEEIRELKELQDEGRSARLQCPQCVFGTNCPKTFVQHAKTHEKDKRYYCCEECNFMAVTENELECHRGIAHGAVVKCPIVSSDIAQRKTQKKTFMKDSVIGSSKKSATYICKMCPFTTSARSILKKHMEYLHSSSCVDSYGSPLGLDKRKSDILEEPIDIDSTKPLIKQQSTTFPKNSALKQDVKRTFGSSSQSSNFSKFHKRPHRVQKARKSIAQSGVNVCNQNNSHKTVMIKSSTDQKPKYFHQAAKEKSNAKANSNYLYRHKYENYRMIKKSGESYPLHFKKEEASSLNSLHLFSSSSNSHNNSFISDPQNSDTKRPESFREHRRVAVKRVVKESKKESSVGGEDLDSYPDFLHKMTVVVLQKLNSAEKKDSYETEDESSWDNVELGDYTTQAIEDETYNDINQEHVNLFPLFKSKVEGQEPGENATLSYDQNDGFYFEYYEDAGTNNFLHEIHDPQHLENAETSLSKHSSVFHWTDLSLEKKSCPYCPATFETGVGLSNHVRGHLHRAGLSYEARHVVSPEQIATSDKMQHFKRTGTGTPVKRVRKAIEKSETTSEHTCQLCGGWFDTKIGLSNHVRGHLKRLGKTKWDAHKSPICVLNEMMQNEEKYEKILKALNSRRIIPRPFVAQKLASSDDFLSQNVIPLEAYRNGLKTEALSVSASEEEGLSFLNEYDETKPELPSGKKNQSLTLIELLKNKRMGEERNSAISPQKIHNQTARKRFVQKCVLPLSEDSPLMYQPQRMDLTMHSALDCKQKKSRSRSGSKKKMLTLPHGADEVYILRCRFCGLVFRGPLSVQEDWIKHLQRHIVNANLPRTGAGMVEVTSLLKKPASITETSFSLLMAEAAS
- the ZNF644 gene encoding zinc finger protein 644 isoform X2 — protein: MDDLKINTDITGAKEELLDNNSFISDKESGVHKPKDCQTSFQKNNTLTLPEELSKDKSEKALSGGQSTLFIHAGAPTVSSENFILPKGAAVNGPVSHSSLAKTSSMNKGSVSLTTGQPVDQPTTESCSALKVAPDLQLSTPQKANQHQVLFLLSDVAHAKNPTHSIKKLPTSASVGCDIQNSVGSSIKSDSTLINQVEVGEDSDDLLVKDDCVDTLTGISSGTDEFRSENETNWDPQKEFIQFLMTNEDTADKAPVHSKVGLEKKRKRKMDVSKITRYTEDCFSDSNCVPNKSKMLEVDFLEQNEELQAIDSQKYALSKVKPESTDEDLESVDAFQHLIYNPDKCGEDSSPVHTSTFLSNTLKKKCEESDSESPATFSTEEPSFYPCTKCNVNFREKKHLHRHMMYHLDGNSHFRHLNVPRPYACRECGRTFRDRNSLLKHMIIHQERRQKLMEEIRELKELQDEGRSARLQCPQCVFGTNCPKTFVQHAKTHEKDKRYYCCEECNFMAVTENELECHRGIAHGAVVKCPIVSSDIAQRKTQKKTFMKDSVIGSSKKSATYICKMCPFTTSARSILKKHMEYLHSSSCVDSYGSPLGLDKRKSDILEEPIDIDSTKPLIKQQSTTFPKNSALKQDVKRTFGSSSQSSNFSKFHKRPHRVQKARKSIAQSGVNVCNQNNSHKTVMIKSSTDQKPKYFHQAAKEKSNAKANSNYLYRHKYENYRMIKKSGESYPLHFKKEEASSLNSLHLFSSSSNSHNNSFISDPQNSDTKRPESFREHRRVAVKRVVKESKKESSVGGEDLDSYPDFLHKMTVVVLQKLNSAEKKDSYETEDESSWDNVELGDYTTQAIEDETYNDINQEHVNLFPLFKSKVEGQEPGENATLSYDQNDGFYFEYYEDAGTNNFLHEIHDPQHLENAETSLSKHSSVFHWTDLSLEKKSCPYCPATFETGVGLSNHVRGHLHRAGLSYEARHVVSPEQIATSDKMQHFKRTGTGTPVKRVRKAIEKSETTSEHTCQLCGGWFDTKIGLSNHVRGHLKRLGKTKWDAHKSPICVLNEMMQNEEKYEKILKALNSRRIIPRPFVAQKLASSDDFLSQNVIPLEAYRNGLKTEALSVSASEEEGLSFLNEYDETKPELPSGKKNQSLTLIELLKNKRMGEERNSAISPQKIHNQTARKRFVQKCVLPLSEDSPLMYQPQRMDLTMHSGMPVKLRTCVHCNTTFTSAVSLSNHLRAYARKKSAGLLTGTALDCKQKKSRSRSGSKKKMLTLPHGADEVYILRCRFCGLVFRGPLSVQEDWIKHLQRHIVNANLPRTGAGMVEVTSLLKKPASITETSFSLLMAEAAS
- the ZNF644 gene encoding zinc finger protein 644 isoform X4; translation: MRLFLQRDVNKTKSRLNVLNGLANNMDDLKINTDITGAKEELLDNNSFISDKESGVHKPKDCQTSFQKNNTLTLPEELSKDKSEKALSGGQSTLFIHAGAPTVSSENFILPKGAAVNGPVSHSSLAKTSSMNKGSVSLTTGQPVDQPTTESCSALKVAPDLQLSTPQKANQHQVLFLLSDVAHAKNPTHSIKKLPTSASVGCDIQNSVGSSIKSDSTLINQVEVGEDSDDLLVKDDCVDTLTGISSGTDEFRSENETNWDPQKEFIQFLMTNEDTADKAPVHSKVGLEKKRKRKMDVSKITRYTEDCFSDSNCVPNKSKMLEVDFLEQNEELQAIDSQKYALSKVKPESTDEDLESVDAFQHLIYNPDKCGEDSSPVHTSTFLSNTLKKKCEESDSESPATFSTEEPSFYPCTKCNVNFREKKHLHRHMMYHLDGNSHFRHLNVPRPYACRECGRTFRDRNSLLKHMIIHQERRQKLMEEIRELKELQDEGRSARLQCPQCVFGTNCPKTFVQHAKTHEKDKRYYCCEECNFMAVTENELECHRGIAHGAVVKCPIVSSDIAQRKTQKKTFMKDSVIGSSKKSATYICKMCPFTTSARSILKKHMEYLHSSSCVDSYGSPLGLDKRKSDILEEPIDIDSTKPLIKQQSTTFPKNSALKQDVKRTFGSSSQSSNFSKFHKRPHRVQKARKSIAQSGVNVCNQNNSHKTVMIKSSTDQKPKYFHQAAKEKSNAKANSNYLYRHKYENYRMIKKSGESYPLHFKKEEASSLNSLHLFSSSSNSHNNSFISDPQNSDTKRPESFREHRRVAVKRVVKESKKESSVGGEDLDSYPDFLHKMTVVVLQKLNSAEKKDSYETEDESSWDNVELGDYTTQAIEDETYNDINQEHVNLFPLFKSKVEGQEPGENATLSYDQNDGFYFEYYEDAGTNNFLHEIHDPQHLENAETSLSKHSSVFHWTDLSLEKKSCPYCPATFETGVGLSNHVRGHLHRAGLSYEARHVVSPEQIATSDKMQHFKRTGTGTPVKRVRKAIEKSETTSEHTCQLCGGWFDTKIGLSNHVRGHLKRLGKTKWDAHKSPICVLNEMMQNEEKYEKILKALNSRRIIPRPFVAQKLASSDDFLSQNVIPLEAYRNGLKTEALSVSASEEEGLSFLNEYDETKPELPSGKKNQSLTLIELLKNKRMGEERNSAISPQKIHNQTARKRFVQKCVLPLSEDSPLMYQPQRMDLTMHSGMPVKLRTCVHCNTTFTSAVSLSNHLRAYARKKSAGLLTGTALDCKQKKSRSRSGSKKKMLTLPHGADEVYILRCSHVKLSVYKY
- the ZNF644 gene encoding zinc finger protein 644 isoform X1, which produces MRLFLQRDVNKTKSRLNVLNGLANNMDDLKINTDITGAKEELLDNNSFISDKESGVHKPKDCQTSFQKNNTLTLPEELSKDKSEKALSGGQSTLFIHAGAPTVSSENFILPKGAAVNGPVSHSSLAKTSSMNKGSVSLTTGQPVDQPTTESCSALKVAPDLQLSTPQKANQHQVLFLLSDVAHAKNPTHSIKKLPTSASVGCDIQNSVGSSIKSDSTLINQVEVGEDSDDLLVKDDCVDTLTGISSGTDEFRSENETNWDPQKEFIQFLMTNEDTADKAPVHSKVGLEKKRKRKMDVSKITRYTEDCFSDSNCVPNKSKMLEVDFLEQNEELQAIDSQKYALSKVKPESTDEDLESVDAFQHLIYNPDKCGEDSSPVHTSTFLSNTLKKKCEESDSESPATFSTEEPSFYPCTKCNVNFREKKHLHRHMMYHLDGNSHFRHLNVPRPYACRECGRTFRDRNSLLKHMIIHQERRQKLMEEIRELKELQDEGRSARLQCPQCVFGTNCPKTFVQHAKTHEKDKRYYCCEECNFMAVTENELECHRGIAHGAVVKCPIVSSDIAQRKTQKKTFMKDSVIGSSKKSATYICKMCPFTTSARSILKKHMEYLHSSSCVDSYGSPLGLDKRKSDILEEPIDIDSTKPLIKQQSTTFPKNSALKQDVKRTFGSSSQSSNFSKFHKRPHRVQKARKSIAQSGVNVCNQNNSHKTVMIKSSTDQKPKYFHQAAKEKSNAKANSNYLYRHKYENYRMIKKSGESYPLHFKKEEASSLNSLHLFSSSSNSHNNSFISDPQNSDTKRPESFREHRRVAVKRVVKESKKESSVGGEDLDSYPDFLHKMTVVVLQKLNSAEKKDSYETEDESSWDNVELGDYTTQAIEDETYNDINQEHVNLFPLFKSKVEGQEPGENATLSYDQNDGFYFEYYEDAGTNNFLHEIHDPQHLENAETSLSKHSSVFHWTDLSLEKKSCPYCPATFETGVGLSNHVRGHLHRAGLSYEARHVVSPEQIATSDKMQHFKRTGTGTPVKRVRKAIEKSETTSEHTCQLCGGWFDTKIGLSNHVRGHLKRLGKTKWDAHKSPICVLNEMMQNEEKYEKILKALNSRRIIPRPFVAQKLASSDDFLSQNVIPLEAYRNGLKTEALSVSASEEEGLSFLNEYDETKPELPSGKKNQSLTLIELLKNKRMGEERNSAISPQKIHNQTARKRFVQKCVLPLSEDSPLMYQPQRMDLTMHSGMPVKLRTCVHCNTTFTSAVSLSNHLRAYARKKSAGLLTGTALDCKQKKSRSRSGSKKKMLTLPHGADEVYILRCRFCGLVFRGPLSVQEDWIKHLQRHIVNANLPRTGAGMVEVTSLLKKPASITETSFSLLMAEAAS